The genome window CCGCTCATGAAACGCACCGGCTACAAGGCCGAATTTGCCGGAGCCGTTGAGGCCGTGGCCTCCACCGGCGGGCAGTTCGCCCCGCCCATCATGGGCGCGGTCGGCTTCATCATGGCGGAATTTCTCGGGGTTCCGTACACCACGGTCATGCTGGCGGCCGCCATCCCGGCCTTTTTGTACTATCTCGCGCTCATCATGGCCGTGCATTTTGAAGCGAAAAAACTCGGCCTGAAGGGACTCTCCAAAGAAAACATCCCGGACGCCATGCTGGTCATCCGCGAGCGCGGGCATCTCATCATCCCGCTCGTCGTGCTGATGGCGGTGCTGTTCCTCGGCTACACGCCGCTGTACGCCGCCAGCATTTCCATTGCCAGCACGGTCGTTGCGTCCTGGCTTTCCCCCAGGACCCGGATGAGCCTTTCCTCCATCATCAAAGCGTTGGACGAGGGCGCGCGCGGGGCTGTCGGCGTGGGCGCGGCCTGCGTCATCATCGGGGTCATCATCGGCACTGTTTCCCTCACAAGCCTGGGGCTGACCTTCGGCTACGAGGTCTTGAAGTTCGTCAAGGAAGGCCAGCTCTACCTCGGCGGGGTCTTCGTCATGCTCATGAGCGTGGTGCTGGGCATGGGCGTCCCGGGCGTGGCCGCCTACGTCATCGTCGCGGCCGTGGCCGTGCCGGTTCTGATAAACGTCGGGGCGTCTCCCCTGGCGGCGCACATGTTTTGTCTTTTTTACGCCTGTTTGTCGAACATCACCCCGCCCGTGGCCATGTCTTCCTATGTCGCGGCCGGGATAGCGCGGTCCAACCAGACAAAGACCTCCCTCATCGCGGTACGGCTCGGGCTGGCCGGGTTTATCCTGCCCTTTTTCTTTCTGGACAATCCCCTGCTGTTGTACGATTCTACGCATGGCGCCCTGCGCACAGTCTGGGCCATCATCTCCGCGTCCATCGGCATGGGGGCTCTGGCCGCCGCGCTTGAGGGCTGGCTCTGGGGGCGATGCAACCCGGTGATGCGCCTCTTCCTTTTCATCACCGCCGGCCTTGCCGTCCATCCGGGCCTGTTGTCCGACGCCGTGGGGCTGGCCCTTTTCGTTCTTGTGTTTTTCTGGAGCCGCGCGGTCAACCGCGACCGCCCGGCGGAAGATTCGTAACGCACTTTGCACTATCCAGGAGAGAACTGTATGAAACGCCGGATTCTTTCACTCGCCCTTGCGCTTCTCATGGCGGCGGCAGCGCCCGCGGCCCTGGCGGCGAACAAAATCAACCTCAGTTTCCCGACGGCGGCCACCACCGGCGCGCTCTACCCCCTCGGCGCCGGGATCGCCAACCTCTGGAACACCAAACTGGACACCGTCAACGCCCGCGTGCAGGCTTCCAACGGCGGCATCCAAAACCTGAACCTGCTCAAGTCCAAGGACGCCCAGGTTTCCTTCGCGGTTTCGAGCATTACGTACGAAGCCCTGCACGGCCTGCGCGGCTTCAAGGACCGCGAGTACAAGGACGTGCGCGTCCTGGCGGGCCTGTATTACAACCCCAACCAGGTCGTTGCCCGCGGCGAGGCGGATGTGAACGCCCTCGCGGACTTCAAGGGCAAGCGTTTCGCTCCCGGCGCCGCAGGCGGCACCACGGAAGTGGAATCCCGGGTGCACTTCACCGCCGCCGGATTGAAGTACCCGGACGACATCAAGGCCCAGTTCGTGGGCTTCACCGAATCCATCGACCTCATGCGCAACAAGCAGCTTGACGGCGCCTGGATCATGGCCGGCATGCCCACGGCGGCCGTTACGGAAATGTGCTCCACCGCCGGCGGGAAGCTTGTGCCCATCAACGACGAGATCATCAAGAAGCTCCAGGCCGAGTATCCCTGGTACTCCAAATTCACCATCCCGGCCGGAACGTACGACAACCAGAAGGAAGACGTGCAGACGACCGCCGTCAAGATGCTGCTCCTCACGGACGCCTCCATGCCCGACGACCTGGTTTACTCCCTGGCGAAGTCCTTCTGGGAAAACCTGCCGGAGCTGACCAAGGCCCACGCCGTCATGAAGACCGTGACCCCGGACATGGCGGTCAAGGACCTGGCGGGTATTCCTCTGCATCCCGGCGCGGAAAAGTATTATAAAGAAGCGGGCCTTTTGAAGTAACGCCCGGACCGTTGTGAAAATGACGCGGCCCGCCGGTTTTTACGGCGGGCCGCTTTGCGTTCCATGCGGCCCAACGGTTTGCCGTATCTGGCAAAAATAGCAAAAAACAGGTACAAGAATAAAAATTTTCCGCACGCCGCAATGGGAGCTCCTCATGTACGATATTGACAAGCAAGCCTTTATCGCTATTTCCGGCAACGCCCCGGTCTGCCTGATTCCCAAAATGGCCAACCGCCACGGCCTTATCACCGGCGCGACCGGCACGGGCAAAACCGTGACGCTGCAAACCATGGCGGAGACGTTCAGCCAGATGGGCGTGCCGGTCTTCGCGGCCGACGTCAAGGGCGACCTTTCCGGGGTTGCCGCGAAAGGCGGGAACAAACAGAGCGTGGTGGACCGCGTGGCCCAATACGGGCTGGAATCCAAAGGCTTCGCGTTCCAATCCTTCCCCGTGCAGTTCTGGGACGTGTTCGGCGAATCCGGCGCTCCCGTGCGGGCGACCGTCTCGGACATGGGCCCGCTGCTCCTCAGCCGCCTTCTGACCCTGAACGACACCCAGTCCTCCGTGCTGACCCTGCTCTTCAAGATCGCCCAGGACGAGAACCTCGCCCTCATCGACCTCAAGGACATGCAAAAAATCGTGGAGTACGTGGCCGACAGCGCGGACAAGTACACCACCACCTACGGCAATATCGCGACCGCAAGCCTGGGGGCCATCCAGCGCGGCATCGTGGCGCTGGGCCACGACGGGGCGGACCGGTTTTTCGGCGAGCCGGCGCTCAATATCGACGACCTCATCCAGACGGACGGCGAGAAGGGCGTCATCAACATCCTGGCGGCGGACAAGCTCATGCAGTCCCCCAAGGTCTACACGACCTTCCTGCTCTGGCTCATGAACAAGCTGTTCGACGTGCTGCCGGAAGTGGGCGACAGGGACAAACCCAAGCTGGTCTTCTTTTTTGACGAGGCCCACCTCGTCTTTAACGACGCGCCCAAAGCCCTGGTGGAAAAGATCGAGCAGGTCGTGCGGCTCATCCGCTCCAAGGGCGTGGGCATTTACTTCATCTCCCAGACCCCGTCGGACATGCCCGATTCCGTTTTGAGCCAGCTCGGCAACCGGGTGCAGCACGCGCTCCGCGCCTATACTCCCAAGGACCAGAAGGCCCTCAAGGCCGCGGCCCAGTCCTTCCGGGCCAACCCGGCCTTTGATACGGAAAAGGCCATCAGCGAACTGGGCACCGGCGAGGCCCTGCTTTCCTTCCTCGACGCAAAAGGCGCGCCTATCCCGGTGGAGCGCGGGTTCATCCTGCCGCCCCAGGGGCAGATAGGCCCGCTGGACGGTGCCGCGCGCGAGCAGATGGTGAAAGGATCCCTCCTCTACCGCCACTATGCCGAAGCCAAGGACCGCGAGTCCGCCTTTGAGATCATTTCAAAGCAGCAAGAGGACGCGCGGAACGCCAAGGAAGACGCCGCGCGGCAAAAAGAGGACGAAATCCGGCGCAAGGAAGAGGAAAAAGAGGCGGCCAAGCGCCAGAAAGAAGAGGAAAAGATCCGCAAGGAAGAAGAGAAAATCCGTTCCGCCCAGGAAAAGGAAGTCCGGCGCGAGTCCGAGCAGCAGAAAAAATTCTGGATCAATACCGCCAAGTCGGTTTTCGTGCCCCTGGTCCGGCAGGCGTTGGGGTCGCTGTTCAAAAGAAGATAACATGAAGGGGGAAGCGGTATGCTACGCTTCCCCCCTTCATTGTCCGGCCTTTACTCCTCCGGCTCGGCCAGGCCGACGAGGTCGTACACCCGCGACTCCACAATATCGGCCCTGACCATTCTCCCGGCGGCCACGCCCGGCCCGCTGATGTAGGTCAGCCCGTCGATTTCCGGCGCCTGGAACCAGGCCCTGCCGGTGAACAACCCCGGCCATTCCGGATGCGGGGCGTCCACGAGGATATCCATGCTCTCGCCCACGAAATCTTCCAAAAGCTCCTCGCTGGTCCCGGCCTGCAACTCCATGAGCGCGGCGCGGCGCTCTTCCTTGACCGCATCGGGCACCTGATCCGGCATGGCGGCCGCCGCGGTTCCGGCTTCCGCCTGGTAGGCGAACACCCCGAGGTGTAAAAACCGCGTCCGTTCGACAAAATCGTACAGGGTTTTGAAGTGCGCGTCGGTTTCTCCCGGGAATCCCACTATAATACTTGTGCGGAGCGCGGCCTCGGGGAAGAATTCCCGTACGCGGTCGAGCGCCTTTTCCGGGTCGCGGGCAAAGGGCCTGCCCATGCGCGCGAGCACGTCCGGATGGGCGTGCTGCACCGGGACGTCGAAATACGGCACAAAGGGCCTGCCCACGTCCCGCAGGAACGTGAGAAACTCCCGGGAAAGACCCGCCGGGTACATGTACAGGATGCGCAGCCAGTCCAGGCCTTTCAGAGGCAGGAGCCGCTCCATGAGCGCCATGAGGCCCTTTTCGCCAGGTAAATCCTTGGGCAAATCCTTGCCCCAGGCCGTGGTATCCTGGGCCACCAGGATCAGTTCGCGCGCGCCGAGGCCGAGAAGCTCCGCGGCTTCCCGGACGAGCACGTCCTGCGGCGTGCTGTGAAACTTCCCGCGGATGAAGGGAATGGTGCAAAAGGAGCAGGTGTGGTCGCAGCCGTCGCTGATCTTGAGCCAGGCGTACGAGGGACCGGTGGACAGAAACCGCGTTCCGGCGCATTGTCCGGAAACGTCGATACCGTGCGCGGCCATGGCGGCGCGCAGCGTTTCCGGCCAGGAGTCAAGTGCCCGGTTGTCGAGCCAGAGATCGACCTCCGGCAGCTCCGGCGCGAGCTCGGCCGCGCCGTACCGCCCCACGAGGCAGCCGGCAACGGCCAGCAGCGGCTTGGGCCGCAGGTCGCCGGCATCCACAATGGATTCCGCTATCACGGACACGGATTCGCGGATGGCGGGATCAATGAAGGCGCAGGTGTTGATGATGACGCAATCGGCGGCATCCATGGATTCCACTACTGTCATGTTCGGAATTGACGCAAGAAGGCGTTCGGTGTCCACTCTGTTTTTCGGGCAGCCGAGGCTGACGGAATAGATATTTGCCATGAAAGACTCTGATGGTATAACAACCGGTAATGCTGGGCTGTGCCGCAGCGCTCCAAAAAAACGTAGTTTATGACGGGAGGTTTTCCCATGCAACTGCAAATTACGCCCGGCGGGCCGGACAATGTTCTTTTCAACAACCTCATCGATCAGTTTGAAGAGGATATCGTTCTTGTCGATACGGCGGGGAACATTCTGAATCTGAACAAAAGCCTGCTGGACCTTTGGGGCGGCAAACGCGAGGACTATATCGGCAAGAACTGCGAGACCCTGCAGCAAACGGGTCCCGTCTGCCTGAACACCCAGTTCTTTTTCGACCGGGTCATGGAAGAAGGGCGCCGGATCACGGAGACGTACACGGACGTCACCGAGGACGGCCGGATGAATTATTACCACGTCAACGTTTTTCCCCTGCGGGATGAAAACGGGGAAATCTGCCGGTTGGTTCTCACCCGCCGGAACACCACCGCGGAAATGCAGATTGAGCAACGGTTGTACCAGTCGCAAAAAATGGCGGCCATCGGGGAACTGTCCACGTACATCGCCCATGAGATCCGCAACCCGCTCTTCGCCATCGGCGGGTTCGCCAACGCACTGTTGCGCATCCAGTCGCTGGATGAATCCGCCCGGGAAAAGGCGCGTATCATCCTGGAGGAATCCCAGCGGCTCGACGATATCCTGAAAAGCATCATCAACTTCGCCCGCCCTACGGAGCAGGCCCTCGGCGCCGTGGACGTCAACGAGCTCGCGGCCCAGACCGTGGAACTCATGGGGTTCGGCACGGAAAAGAACATCACCATCAAGCTGCAGATCGCCGAGCATATTCCCCACGTTCACGGCAACGCGGAAATGCTCAAACAGTGCCTGATAAATCTTATCAAAAACGCCCAGGAAGCCATGGAGGAAGGCGTCATCGACGTGCGCACGCGCTACGTCGACGGCATCGTGTACCTGGAAGTGGGCGACAACGGGCCCGGCATCCCGCAGGAGTTGCAGGAGAAGATCTTCAGCCCGTTTTTCAGCACCAAGGACAAAGGCTCGGGGCTCGGCCTGGCCATGACGAGAAAAATCATCAATGAAATCGGCGGCAAACTTCTGCTGCACAGCCAGGTCGGGCACGGAACGCTTGTGACCATGGCTCTGCGCCCGGTACTGGCCGTGGAAGACGAAGAAACGCTCATACCCGGAGAAAAAAAGTGACCCCAACAGTCGTTCTGGCCAGCCGGAACAAGGGAAAAATCAAGGAACTGGCAGTGCTGCTCCAGCCTTTCGGCGTAACGGTCGAGGGGTTGGATGCGTTCCCCGCTGTCGGCGAGATAGAGGAAACCGGCGCGACCTTCGCGGAAAACTCCCTGCTGAAAGCCGCGACAGTCAGTAAACTCACGGGCCACATCGCCGTCGCGGATGACTCCGGCCTGGTGGTGGACGCGCTCGGCGGCGAACCCGGCGTCTATTCCGCCCGGTACAGCGAAGAACCGGGCCGCCCCGCCACGGACGAACGCAACACCGAAAAAGTGCTGGAAAAAACCAGGGACGTGCCGGACGGGAGCCGGACCGTGCGGTTCGTCAGCGTCATGGCGGCCGCCGCCCCGGACGGACGGCACATCCTGGCCGAAGGGCGCTGGGAAGGCATTCTGGCCCGCAAACCTTCCGGGACGAACGGTTTCGGCTACGACCCGGTGTTTTTTGACCCGGAAACGGGCCAAACCGCCGCCCAAATGGAACCGGCCCAGAAAAACGCCCGCAGCCACAGGGCCAAAGCCTGCCAAAAGCTGCTCGAACTGTGGCCTGCCTTCTGGAAAAAAACCGGCGGGCAAACGGCATAACGACGCCCGGCCCGACCGGGAACACCGCCATGCACCCCGCGCGGGAGAGGATCACCCCTCCCCCGCGCGGCGCCTTTCGCTTAATTCTTGCGCGCGAGAACGATAATGCCGCAGGCCGGAATGGCCACGTTCATGGTCCCTTCATTGCTGTCCACATGCTCGTTGTTGCCGCCGCCGGGCCCGCCGTAAATGGGGGCCTCGCTGTTGAGCACCTCGACCCAGGTTTTCCCTTTCAGATTCCTGTGCGAGAACACATACCCGCCGTCATAGGGGGTATTGCTCAAACTGGCCACGATGACGAACTCCTGGGCCCCGAGCCAGCGGTGCCAGACCAGAACACGGCTCTGGTTGTGCGCCTTCAGAACGGCGATGTTGGCGGAATGCAGGGCCGGATTTTCCCGCCGCAGCCGGATGATGTCCTGGTAAAAACGGAACATGGGGCCGCCGGAACTTTCCCGCAGGGCTTTGAAATCCTCGCGGTGCTCCAGAAAGTCGCCGTGCCGGTAGGGCTCGCGGGCGCACACCTCCTCACCCATGAAAAACATGGGCGTGCCGGCGGAAAACAGCGTCATCCCGGCCACCACGCGGCACCGCGCCTCGCCCCAGGCCCGGGTGTTGTCGAACAGCATGCCGTTGACCGCCACCTCGATATTCCGGGCCGAACGTTCCGAATTGCCCGACTCGTCGTGGGATTCGTGGTACACAACATGGCCGGGACTGCCCAGCAGCATGCCCGCCATGACGTTCATCCGCAGCGGGCTTGCCGTGCCGTACCCTGCGTTGCGCAAAAGATGCGCCTTGGCGCTGTCCTGGTCCGCGTCGCCGATGAGCTGGTGGTACCACTCGGACCACCAGGAGGCGGTAAACCCCACCCCGCCGAGCATCTGCTCCCGCGCCAGCATATTCCAGCCGCTGTGGTCCTCCGCCAGCAGAAACACGCCCGGCTTGAACAAACGGAGCGTGCGCGCCCACTCGCGCATGAAGCGGATGCCGCTTTCGTTGGCTTCCGGCACGGGGCTGCCGTCCTTATGCAACACGTTGAAGCTGTGCAGCGCCTGGGTCAGGTCCATGCGGAACCCGTCCACATGGTAGTCCAGCAGCATGGCGGCGGCGCTGCCGATCAGCATGGCGCGCACCATTTCCTCGCCCACGTTGGGCAGATAGCCGGTGGAATAGTTGTCGCAATAGCCGCCTTCCGGGAAATCCTCCGGATAGTCTTCCTGTTTACCCTTGTAATAGTAGTACATGTTGTGATCGTGGCGGGTGGTGTCATACATCCAGTGGACGCGTTCGCTGTCCGGGGAATAGTGGTTGTACACCACGTCCACAATCACGGCGATGCCCCGGCGGTGGCATTCGCGCACGAAACGCTTGAACAGGTCCTGCCCTTCCCTGTCGTATTTGATGGCATGAAAGTGCGTGCTGCCGTAGCCCCAGCCCGCCGTATCCTCAAACTCGCTCATGGGGAGCAGTTCCACGGCGTTGACGCCGAGGTCCGTCAGGTAATCGAGCATGCCCATGGCGTGGCGCAGGGTTCCCGGCCCTGCCTGCCCTTCTTGTGGCCCGGTCCACAGCCCCGCGATATGCATTTCGTAGATGATGAGGTCTTCCAGTTGCGAGGGCACGGGAGCCAGCGGCGAAAATTCATGCGCCCAGAACGTTTCAGCATCAACCCATGCGTCTGCCTCGTCCGCTCCGCCGCCCTGGTTGACCGAATCGGGATTCTTGACCACCGAGCAGCTCTTGGTGCTCTCCAGGTCATCGAGTTTCCCGTTCCACCCGCCCTCTTCCGGGTTGACGGTTCCCTTCCCGGCCTGGCAGCGCGAGTAAAGATCCGTGCGAAACGCGACGGAGCCGTCCTCCCGGGTTATTCTGAACATGTACCGCGCGTGCTCCAGCCGGGTGTAATCGGTCAGGGCCGGATCGTCCGGGCTCGTCGCCCAGATGCCGGAAGCGTCGCGGGTCATGGCGAAGCTCTCGCCCGCGCCTTTGCCGTTGTTCCAGATATAGCCGTCGCCGTTGCCCGACTCGATGACGGTTTCCACCTTTTGCGCGTGCGGGGCCCAGACGGAGAACCGGATACCCGGCGCCTCCCCTTCCTTCCGGTAATATTTGTTGGCCCCCAGGTACCGCCCGCCGGCCAGGCAGTAAGATTGCGCGCCGCCTTTGGCGTCCAGCGTGAAGGCGCGGTGCAGCTCGGACGAGGCGAACGGCCCGTATTCCGCCGCGATGCCCCAGAGATCGACCCGGCCGGGCGCGTTGACGATGACCCCCCAGAAAAATTCCTTGCCCGCCTCTTCGTTGGCGAAGGACACCGTCGCCCTGTACGCGAGGCAGCCGTGATTGTCCCGGAACGCGTCCATGGGCAGGATGCGCCACTCGCCGCTTTGGCGGCCTTCGGCGGACCAGTTGCCCGTCAGCCTGACTGTATTGAAAAGTTCCCGCACCGTTCCGGTGTGGTAGGTGAATGTCACTTCCGGCATGCCGTTCCTCCTGATTATTATTTTCGCCTACGGTAACACAGCCGGGACGCCGTTTCCATTAGTATCGCCATTCGTATCGAAAACCCCGCGCTTCTTTCGATAACGGCGGCCGGGCGCTCCGGCCGCCGTTATCGGTATAAACACGGTGTTACTTTTTCACGACAAGCCTGTTGTCGACAGCCTTGACGCCCTTCACTTCCCTGGCCACTTTTTCGGCCAGCCCGATCTGGGCCTTGTCGTCCACATCACCCATCAGGGTGACCGTGCCGTCAACCGTGACGACCTTGATGTCAAGGGAATCAAGCCCTTTCTGGCCGACGAACTTGCCCTTGACCTTGGTCGTGACCGCGGCGTCATCCATGTATTCGCCGGCGCTCTGCTGGTCCTCCTGCTTCTGAAGGCGATTCATGGTGGCCTCGTCCTTTTCCTCCTGGGTCGTGCTTCCGTCCTGTACGTTTTTCATTTTTTTCTCCGTTGCATCGCGGACTTCCCGAGCTTTCTGCTTGGCGTCGTCGCGGATTTCCTGCGTCTTTTCCCTGGCGTCGTCGCGGATCTCGCGCGCCTCTTTGCGCGCCTTGTCCGCGGTATCCGCCGGCTCGTCGGCCGCGCTCACGCAAAGGGGCAGGGCCAACATGAAGGCAGCGGCGAAAACCCCTGCTCTCATCATCCGTCTGGTCATGGTAAACCTCCTTGAATTTAAGGCGCGTGACCAACGCGCCTGTTGTTGGAGGCTATGTAAGCACCGCGCCGTGAGCCGTGGAGTATTTAGCCGCTTATCATCATGATTCTATCTATAAACGATTGACCGATTGTATTTGCCGCGCAACGGCAAACGCACAATAGAACCCGGCCGCCCCCGCCGGACGCAACGCACCGGGCGAAACGCAAAAACGCCCGCGGCGAGCCGCGGGCGGAAAAGGTCCGGAGAAAAAGGCGGGAAGCGTTACGCGGAACCGCCGGAGAGCGGCTTGCCGCCGGGCCTGGCGAACCAGCGCTCCAGCGTCGCGTAGAGCGTATCGACCTCAATGGGTTTGCTCAGGTGGTCGTTCATGCCCGCGGCAAGGCAGCGCTCGCGTTCGCTGACCATGGCGTGGGCCGTCATGGCGATGATGGGCAGACCGGCGTTATGGGGATATTCCCTGGCGCGCCGCGTGGCTTCGTGCCCGTCCATGACGGGCATTTGCACGTCCATCAGCACGAGGTCGAACCCGTGATGGGGTTTGGAGAGGATGTCAACCGCGATTCTGCCGTTGTCGGCCTTGATGACGATGATGCCGACCCCGAGCAGGAGCTCCGAGGCCACATCCTGGTTGATGGGGTTGTCTTCCACCAGCAGCACGCGTTTGCCGGCAAGGACCTCGAGATCGGGTTTATGGGCGGGCGGCGCTTCCCCCGTGCCCTCGCCGTCCCAAAGCCCGAAGCGCGCCGAGAAGGAAAAGGTGGTCCCTCTGCCGGGCGTGCTCTCAAGGGCGATTTCTCCGCCCATGAGCTCGACCAGGAGCTTGGCGATAACGAGGCCGAGCCCCGTGCCCCCGTATTTGCGTGTGGTGGAGGTATCCGCCTGGGAGAAAGCTTTGAAAAGTTTTCTGCTTTCCTCTTCCGTCATGCCGATGCCCGTATCCTTAACCTGGAATTGCAGGAGCAGGCTGGACGCCGTTTTTGACAGGAGGAAAACGTTCAGGGTCACGCTGCCTTTTTCCGTGAACTTGAGGGCGTTGCTCGCCAGGTTGGAGATGACCTGTTCCAGACGGAGCGGGTCGCCCACAAGGTTGCGGGGCACTTCCGGATCGCAGTACACCTCGAAGTGGATATTTTTATCCTTGAAGGGCTGCTGGAAAATGGACCGGATACGCTCAAGGACGTTGGAAAGGTCGAAGAGAACGGATTCCACCGTCATCTTGCCCGCCTCGATCTTGGAAAAATCCAGCACGCTGTTGATGACGCCCAGGAGGAGCTTCCCGGCGGTCTGTATCTTCTCGGCATAGCCGCGCTGTTTGTCCTCCAGCTCCTGCTGGAGCAAAAGATGCGCCATGCCGATGATCGCGTTCATGGGCGTGCGTATTTCATGGCTCATGTTGGCCAGAAATTCCGTTTTGGCGCTGTTCGCCCGTTCCGCCTCGACGCGGAGGCGCTCGGATTCCTTCAGCGAGGCAGCGAGGTTTTCGGAAAGTTCCACGGTTTTCTTGCGGTGGGCTTCCAGTTCCGTTTCATCCCGGAAAAAGACCAGGTTCTGCCCGCTGCCGAGCGCGCAAAAATCGTAAATAAATATCAGAAGGCGGCCGCTTTTCGCGCGGCCGGTGCATTCGCCGCTGGGCCGCGCTGCCGCGAGTTCGGAAAAAAGCCCGTTCAGCGGCAGGATCAGCTCGTCAAGACTCCGCCCCAGAAGCTCGTCTTCCCGATACTCAAAAAGCGTGACCGCCGCCGGGTTGACGTCAATAATGCCCCAGTCCGGGCCGGTCAGCATGACGGCATAGGGCGCGGCGTCCACAAAGACCTTTTTGAGCTCCGATTCCTTGCGTTTGGCCCGCTCCTGCTCTTCCCGCAAGGCCGCGCGGCTGCTGCGCACCGCCATGAGGATCATGAACAGGGCCGCCACGGAGCAGACAAGAAGAAGCCAGTCGCGCGCCCCGCCGAGCTCCGCATGCAGCTCGCTGGAGTTTCTGCGGAAGAGCACCCACCAGGAAGTGGCCATATCGTGAGGGGTCCAGACCGGAGATGCGGCGTAATCATAGGTGCCGGAATCGAGCGAAAGCGTGAAGCTCACGCTTTTGTGCGGGTCCAGGTTCGCGCGGATGGCCTCGCCTTCGGCTCGTGCTTTTTCCGTCAGTATCTTGGCGTGCTCCGGGGTTCCCATGAACAGGCCCCGGTTGTCGATGATCTCGACGCGGCCGGTCCGCCCCATCTGGAAGTTCGTGATGAACTGGCGGTTGAAATGGTCGAGCTTGACGCCGAACCCGAGGGCGGCCAGGAGCTGCCCCTGCCCGTTCCGCACGGGGACCGCCACCATGTAAATGGGCGGCAGCCCCGGGATGGCGTTGGGCTTGGCTTCGCTGATAAAGGCGTAGGAGCCCTCGGCAATGGCCTTGATGTAGCTGAAGGAAAACCCGCCCACCCCGACGCTCTTGTCGCTGATGGAATCCACCAGGGAATAGCCGTTCAGGATGTGGCGCCTGCTCCCGCCGACGGTCAGGGTGATGGCGTCTTCCCCCTCCTGCAGGTAATACATGACGTTAATCAGCGTGAAGTAGGGGAGAACCTTGTGGCTGCGCTCAAGGTAGGCTTTCGCGGCGGCGCGTTTCTCGCCGTCAAGGGGCGACTCGCAGTACTCGATGATTTCGGGCGCGCTGGCGAGCACGTCCGCCAGCTGAACCTGGTCGTTCAGCCACAGCGCCATGGCCGCGGCGACCTGGGTACTGATGTATGAATTGCCTTCCGCGGCCATGGCGCGCCGCTGCCCGTACATTTGGCTATATGCCAGAATGCCGATCGCCGCGACCGATGCCACAATGGCCGCCACGGTAAACACGAGAAAGAATTTCCCGCCGGAACTGAAAAGGCCTTTTTTCATAGATTCTCGATAATACAGAAAATGCGAATAACAATCCACTCTCTGATACAAACAAAATGCCGACCGCCGGCGATTGCCGGAGGCGGCCTTTAACCCCTTGCCGTTTGACCCTGAAAAAAGTACATTACACCGCTTCACATTTTCGCTAGAGCAATTTCTCTTTGAAATTGCTCGGCAGACGCGTAGCGGCTGCCCGCGAAGCGTGTCGTTTATGCTTGTACTCTCACATTATTATTGCGGATACTGGCGTAGTTTTCAAAACTGTTCCAATGCAATTTTAATGGTAATCTGCTCTAGGAAGGACTGTCACAGCCATGAAGTATGATCCGCAGGCCCTTGAGGCCAAATGGCAGAAAACATGG of uncultured delta proteobacterium contains these proteins:
- a CDS encoding putative Histidine kinase (Evidence 3 : Function proposed based on presence of conserved amino acid motif, structural feature or limited homology; Product type pe : putative enzyme); the protein is MKKGLFSSGGKFFLVFTVAAIVASVAAIGILAYSQMYGQRRAMAAEGNSYISTQVAAAMALWLNDQVQLADVLASAPEIIEYCESPLDGEKRAAAKAYLERSHKVLPYFTLINVMYYLQEGEDAITLTVGGSRRHILNGYSLVDSISDKSVGVGGFSFSYIKAIAEGSYAFISEAKPNAIPGLPPIYMVAVPVRNGQGQLLAALGFGVKLDHFNRQFITNFQMGRTGRVEIIDNRGLFMGTPEHAKILTEKARAEGEAIRANLDPHKSVSFTLSLDSGTYDYAASPVWTPHDMATSWWVLFRRNSSELHAELGGARDWLLLVCSVAALFMILMAVRSSRAALREEQERAKRKESELKKVFVDAAPYAVMLTGPDWGIIDVNPAAVTLFEYREDELLGRSLDELILPLNGLFSELAAARPSGECTGRAKSGRLLIFIYDFCALGSGQNLVFFRDETELEAHRKKTVELSENLAASLKESERLRVEAERANSAKTEFLANMSHEIRTPMNAIIGMAHLLLQQELEDKQRGYAEKIQTAGKLLLGVINSVLDFSKIEAGKMTVESVLFDLSNVLERIRSIFQQPFKDKNIHFEVYCDPEVPRNLVGDPLRLEQVISNLASNALKFTEKGSVTLNVFLLSKTASSLLLQFQVKDTGIGMTEEESRKLFKAFSQADTSTTRKYGGTGLGLVIAKLLVELMGGEIALESTPGRGTTFSFSARFGLWDGEGTGEAPPAHKPDLEVLAGKRVLLVEDNPINQDVASELLLGVGIIVIKADNGRIAVDILSKPHHGFDLVLMDVQMPVMDGHEATRRAREYPHNAGLPIIAMTAHAMVSERERCLAAGMNDHLSKPIEVDTLYATLERWFARPGGKPLSGGSA